A genome region from Nocardia sp. NBC_00565 includes the following:
- a CDS encoding 1-phosphofructokinase family hexose kinase, with protein MIVTLTANPSIDRTVSLPEPLRRGAVHRALSVSNHPGGKGVNVSRVVAAAGADTVAVLPGNSGDPLPRALAEAGIDYRIVPAPGAARVNLTLAEADGTTTKINEPGAPLTAECLGALADLLCELAPAASWVVLSGSLPPAVPADWYVELVRRLRGVRVAVDTSDAPLRALAREFDTAAPELIKPNAEELAQLGGGDPAALEDPVAAAHAATALVDRGVGAVLATLGAAGAVLVTADGAWHAAAPAITPRSTVGAGDAALAGYLLADSAGAAPAERLRRAVAYGSAAAGLPGTGLPGPHHTDPDAVTVTALDLLPHR; from the coding sequence ATGATCGTCACGCTCACCGCGAATCCGAGCATCGATCGGACCGTATCGCTGCCCGAGCCGCTGCGTCGCGGGGCCGTACACCGTGCGTTGAGCGTGAGCAACCATCCGGGCGGTAAGGGCGTCAACGTCTCGCGCGTGGTCGCCGCCGCCGGTGCGGACACCGTCGCCGTGCTACCGGGCAATAGTGGTGATCCACTCCCGCGCGCACTCGCCGAGGCGGGGATCGACTATCGCATCGTGCCCGCGCCCGGTGCCGCGCGCGTGAACTTGACGCTGGCCGAAGCGGACGGCACCACCACGAAGATCAATGAGCCCGGCGCGCCGCTCACCGCGGAATGCCTGGGCGCGCTTGCTGATCTGCTGTGTGAGCTGGCCCCGGCCGCGTCCTGGGTGGTGCTGTCGGGATCATTGCCGCCGGCTGTGCCCGCCGACTGGTACGTCGAACTCGTCCGGCGCTTGCGTGGGGTCCGCGTCGCCGTCGATACCTCCGATGCGCCGCTGCGCGCGCTTGCCCGCGAATTCGATACCGCGGCACCGGAGTTGATCAAACCGAACGCCGAAGAATTGGCACAGCTCGGCGGCGGCGATCCGGCCGCGCTGGAAGATCCCGTCGCCGCGGCCCACGCCGCCACCGCGCTGGTCGACCGCGGTGTCGGCGCGGTTCTCGCCACACTGGGCGCCGCCGGCGCCGTATTGGTGACCGCGGACGGGGCATGGCATGCCGCGGCTCCCGCGATCACCCCGCGCAGCACCGTCGGTGCGGGTGATGCCGCGCTGGCCGGTTATCTGCTCGCCGATTCGGCCGGTGCCGCACCCGCCGAGCGGCTGCGCCGGGCCGTCGCCTACGGCAGTGCCGCGGCCGGGCTTCCCGGCACCGGGCTACCCGGTCCGCATCACACCGACCCCGACGCCGTAACCGTTACGGCACTCGATCTCCTGCCCCACCGCTGA
- a CDS encoding PTS fructose transporter subunit IIABC, producing MTDRIITPELVSLDTDLGSTKESVIAALAQRVADAGRAEDAAALTAAALARESQSATGLPGGIAIPHCRAATITAATLGFARLAPKVDFGAPDGPADLVFLIAAPEGAGAEHMKLLSSLARALVKPEFVGELRSAATSSDLVALVDRVLAPAPAAAASATTTAGAVAVGAGAATTANGAATATGGAVTTGADAVTTANGAATATGGAATTDAAGSDSTAPERVSSATVDRAAPRTIVAITACPTGIAHTYMAADSLVAAGKRVGVTVQVETQGSSGTTPLSPDTIAAASAVIFATDVGVKGRDRFAGKPVVESGVKRAINEPDAMVADALRIGEDPSAATVSGTPTEPAGAPAALGKGTRLRQILLTGVSYMIPFVAAGGLLIALGFLLGGYEIASSAKTIVLDNSLTDLPNGGLGAYFGAVLFELGSLAFGFLVPALAGYIAFAIADRPGLAPGFTAGAVAVFVGAGFLGGLVGGLIAGTAALWIAKRPVPQWARGLMPVVVVPLFASLFVGVIMFVLLGKPLAAVTSGLTNWLNGLSGTSAVALGIILGLMMCFDLGGPVNKAAYAFAVAGLSVTDPASLRIMAAVMAAGMVPPLAMALATVLRPRLFTTAERENGKAAWLLGASFISEGAIPFAAADPLRVIPSMMAGGAVTGALVMATGTTLSAPHGGIFVFFAVGHLVWFLAALLAGTVVSTVCVTAAKELIKPRSATPALVPA from the coding sequence ATGACCGATCGCATCATCACCCCTGAACTCGTCTCCCTGGACACCGATCTCGGTAGCACCAAGGAGTCGGTGATCGCCGCACTCGCGCAACGCGTCGCCGACGCGGGGCGGGCCGAGGACGCCGCGGCGCTGACCGCCGCGGCGCTCGCCCGCGAATCCCAGTCGGCGACCGGACTTCCGGGCGGTATCGCGATCCCGCACTGCCGGGCCGCGACCATTACCGCCGCCACGCTCGGCTTCGCCCGACTGGCACCGAAGGTGGACTTCGGTGCGCCGGACGGACCGGCCGATCTGGTGTTCCTGATCGCCGCTCCGGAAGGTGCGGGAGCCGAGCATATGAAGCTGCTCTCCAGTCTCGCGCGGGCATTGGTGAAGCCCGAGTTCGTCGGTGAGTTGCGCAGTGCCGCAACGTCATCCGACCTTGTCGCGCTGGTCGATCGGGTGTTGGCTCCGGCTCCGGCTGCTGCCGCCTCGGCGACAACTACTGCCGGTGCGGTAGCAGTTGGTGCAGGTGCGGCGACAACTGCCAACGGTGCGGCAACAGCTACGGGTGGTGCGGTGACGACTGGTGCTGATGCGGTGACGACTGCCAACGGTGCGGCAACAGCTACTGGTGGTGCGGCAACAACAGACGCGGCTGGGTCTGATTCGACTGCTCCCGAACGGGTTTCGAGCGCGACGGTTGATCGAGCAGCGCCGCGGACCATCGTCGCCATCACCGCATGCCCGACCGGAATCGCGCACACGTACATGGCGGCCGATTCACTTGTCGCCGCGGGCAAACGGGTGGGCGTGACCGTCCAGGTGGAGACCCAGGGCTCCAGCGGCACCACCCCGCTGAGCCCCGACACGATCGCCGCGGCGAGCGCGGTCATCTTCGCCACCGATGTCGGTGTGAAGGGGCGCGACCGGTTCGCCGGGAAGCCGGTCGTCGAATCCGGCGTAAAACGTGCGATCAACGAGCCCGACGCGATGGTCGCCGACGCACTGCGCATCGGCGAGGACCCCTCGGCCGCAACGGTCTCCGGTACACCGACCGAACCGGCCGGCGCACCCGCCGCGCTCGGAAAAGGTACGCGCCTGCGGCAGATTCTGCTGACCGGCGTCAGCTACATGATTCCGTTCGTCGCCGCGGGCGGCCTGCTCATCGCGCTGGGGTTCCTGCTCGGCGGCTACGAGATCGCCAGCAGCGCCAAGACGATCGTGCTCGACAATTCGCTCACCGACCTGCCGAACGGCGGTCTCGGCGCCTACTTCGGCGCGGTGCTGTTCGAACTCGGTTCGCTCGCATTCGGGTTCCTCGTTCCGGCATTGGCCGGATACATCGCCTTCGCGATCGCCGATCGCCCCGGTCTGGCACCGGGATTCACCGCGGGCGCGGTCGCTGTCTTCGTCGGGGCCGGATTCCTCGGCGGACTCGTCGGCGGTCTCATCGCCGGAACCGCCGCGCTGTGGATAGCGAAACGTCCGGTGCCGCAATGGGCGCGCGGTTTGATGCCGGTGGTCGTGGTGCCGCTGTTCGCCTCGCTGTTCGTCGGCGTCATCATGTTCGTCCTGCTCGGCAAACCGCTCGCGGCGGTGACCAGTGGCCTGACCAACTGGCTGAACGGCCTGTCCGGCACTTCCGCGGTGGCGCTCGGCATCATTCTCGGACTCATGATGTGCTTCGATCTCGGCGGTCCGGTCAACAAGGCCGCCTACGCGTTCGCCGTGGCCGGACTGTCGGTCACCGATCCGGCCTCGCTGCGCATCATGGCCGCGGTCATGGCCGCGGGCATGGTGCCGCCGCTGGCGATGGCACTGGCGACCGTGCTGCGGCCGCGCCTGTTCACCACTGCCGAACGGGAAAACGGCAAGGCCGCCTGGCTGCTCGGCGCCTCCTTCATCTCCGAGGGCGCCATCCCGTTCGCCGCCGCCGACCCGTTGCGCGTCATTCCGTCCATGATGGCCGGTGGCGCGGTCACCGGTGCGCTCGTGATGGCCACCGGTACCACCCTCAGCGCGCCACACGGTGGGATCTTCGTCTTCTTCGCGGTCGGGCACCTCGTGTGGTTCCTCGCCGCGCTGCTGGCCGGAACCGTGGTGAGCACCGTATGCGTCACGGCCGCAAAGGAACTCATCAAACCGCGCAGCGCGACACCGGCGCTCGTCCCCGCGTAG
- a CDS encoding HPr family phosphocarrier protein: protein MASTTVTVGSSIGLHARPANVIADAVTAAGVPVTLALVGGEPVEANSALMIMTLGAGFGTPVVITSDDQPTLNKVAELVASDLDA, encoded by the coding sequence ATGGCAAGTACCACCGTCACCGTCGGCTCGTCCATCGGTCTGCACGCCCGCCCCGCCAACGTCATCGCCGACGCCGTGACCGCCGCCGGGGTGCCGGTCACGCTCGCCCTGGTCGGCGGCGAACCCGTCGAGGCCAACTCCGCGCTCATGATCATGACCCTCGGGGCCGGCTTCGGCACCCCGGTCGTGATCACCAGCGACGACCAGCCGACCCTGAACAAGGTCGCCGAACTCGTCGCCAGCGACCTCGATGCCTGA
- a CDS encoding DeoR/GlpR family DNA-binding transcription regulator gives MYAEERQQAMAMLIGQRGRMSVADLAEQYGVTTETVRRDLAVLDRMGLIRRVHGGAVPATALTAIELGTVEREHTQTAEKERIAKAALEFLPPTGGSVLFDAGTTTARIAALLPADRALFAVTNSIPVAARLGTNTGIHLHLLGGRVRGVTQAAVGAEALRLLADLRVDVAFIGTNALTTAHGLSTPDFDEAAVKRAMVASAHRVVVVADSTKVGREDFVRFASIDEIDVLVTDSGVPQSVRNELVDCGIEVIEA, from the coding sequence ATGTACGCGGAGGAGCGGCAGCAGGCCATGGCCATGCTGATCGGGCAACGTGGCCGTATGTCGGTCGCCGACCTCGCGGAGCAATACGGCGTCACCACCGAGACGGTGCGCCGCGACTTGGCAGTACTTGACCGCATGGGGCTGATCCGGCGGGTGCACGGCGGCGCGGTGCCCGCGACCGCACTGACCGCGATCGAACTCGGCACCGTCGAGCGGGAACATACCCAGACCGCCGAGAAGGAACGAATCGCCAAGGCGGCCTTGGAATTTCTGCCGCCCACCGGTGGCAGCGTGCTGTTCGACGCAGGTACCACCACCGCGCGGATCGCCGCACTGCTGCCCGCCGATCGCGCACTGTTCGCCGTGACCAATTCGATCCCCGTCGCGGCCCGGCTCGGGACCAATACCGGGATCCATCTGCATCTGCTCGGCGGCCGGGTGCGCGGTGTCACGCAGGCCGCGGTCGGCGCCGAGGCGCTGCGACTGCTGGCCGATCTGCGGGTGGATGTCGCCTTCATCGGCACCAATGCCCTGACCACGGCGCACGGATTGTCGACGCCGGACTTCGACGAGGCGGCGGTCAAACGGGCCATGGTGGCCAGCGCGCATCGCGTGGTGGTGGTCGCCGATTCGACCAAGGTCGGCCGCGAGGATTTCGTGCGCTTCGCGAGCATCGACGAGATCGATGTGCTGGTCACCGATTCCGGCGTACCGCAGTCGGTGCGCAATGAGCTCGTCGACTGCGGGATCGAGGTGATCGAGGCATGA